Genomic window (Verrucomicrobiota bacterium):
AACAATACCGGAATAATTGCAGGGGCTTCTAAGTTATTTAATGTACCTACCATCGTTACAACTGTCGCTGAAAAGTCTTTCTCTGGCCCCGTATTTCCTGAAATCAAAGAATATTACCCAGATGATACAAAATACATTGACAGAACTACTATGAACTCTTGGGAAGACGAGAATTTTTTAAAAGCCGTGAAGGCTACGGGTAAGAAAAAGCTTGTCATGGCCGGGCTCTGGACAGAGGTATGTATAACCTTAGCAGCCTTATCCGCCTTAGAGGATGATTACGAGGTGTATGTAATTTCTGACGCTTCAGGAGGGGTTTCCCAAGAGGCTCATGATATGGCCATGACCCGTATGATTCAAGCTGGCGTTATCCCCATGACTTCGATGCAATATCTGTTAGAGATTTACCGTGACTGGGCACGATCTGATCAATATGTTGAGGTTAACAATCTAGCCATAAAACATGGTGGTGCATACGGTTTGGGTATTGATTATATCAAGACTATGCAAAAATGGGCTAAGGAAGCAGAATCAGATAAGTAATTGAAAAGGCTCGACTATCGGGCCTAATTTCTTAATAAACGGGTTCCGTTACTATTTCAACACCACTTAAGCCTTATGTGTCCATAAGTTATGGAATTAGAGCTTAAGACTCTCTAAACCATGAACCAATTAAATCACTAAATGATGAAAGATTTTGATCCAAAAAGACGAGAATTCCTGAAGGGTTCGTTAGCACTAGGCGCCACGGGGATGGTCTTAGCTTCGCCGTTGAGTAGTTTACTAGCACAACAATCCGGTAAGGCTGATATGGTGGTACGTAACGCAAAAGTGTCCACCGTAGACCCAAACCTTCCCTCTGCTGAATCCTTTGCTATTAAAGATGGGATTTACTATCGAGTGGGTTCTAACAATGCTGTGGCCGACTTGGTCGGATCAGATACCAAGGTAATAGATGCTAAAGGTCACAGAGTGATCCCTGGACTCCATGACTCGCATACCCATGGCATCCGTGAAGGTCTGCATTATGCCATGGAACTGCGCTGGGATTGGGTAGATTCTGTAGAAGAAGCACTGGCTATGCTTGCCGAGGAGGTAAAGCATACACCTAAAGGCCAGTGGATAAGGGTAGTGGGCGGTTTCTCTTGGGAGCAATTCCGGGAAAAACGAATGCCTACACTTGAGGAGATAAATAAAATAGCTCCCGATCATCCAGTTTATATTTTTTATCTCTATGCCTACGGGATGCTTAACCGAAAAGCGGTTGAAGTACTGAATTATAATAATGAGCCGATAGACCTCTATCATAAAGGGAGAATTGAAAAAGATAGGAGAGGAAGGGCAACAGGTATTATTACTGCGGCTCCCTCCGGATTGATCATGTACAAAACGCTCACCAAGTTGCCTAAAAAATCAAAAGAGCAACAAATACTTGGAACGAGACATTTCATGAACGAGATGAATGCGCTTGGTCTCACTTCAATTTCCGATGCTGGTGGGGGAGGAATGCAATACCCTGATGCATACGATGTCATGTACGACGTTCATAAGCAGGGCTTATCGACCGTGAGAGTTGGGATTCATACGTTTCCACAGGTAGGTGGGCGTGAGTATGATGATTACAAGCGATGGATTGGAATGGTGAAGCCCGGCGATGGGGATGACATGCTTCGGTTCATAGGAGGAGGAGAGAATATATGCTGGGCAGCTTATGATTATGAAATATTTGCTCAGGAACGCCCTAATCTAGATGCCGATGTTCGAGATAAGGCTATGCCTATTTATAAACTTCTGGCTGAAAATAACTGGCCTTGGCGACAACATATCACCTACAACG
Coding sequences:
- a CDS encoding amidohydrolase — encoded protein: MMKDFDPKRREFLKGSLALGATGMVLASPLSSLLAQQSGKADMVVRNAKVSTVDPNLPSAESFAIKDGIYYRVGSNNAVADLVGSDTKVIDAKGHRVIPGLHDSHTHGIREGLHYAMELRWDWVDSVEEALAMLAEEVKHTPKGQWIRVVGGFSWEQFREKRMPTLEEINKIAPDHPVYIFYLYAYGMLNRKAVEVLNYNNEPIDLYHKGRIEKDRRGRATGIITAAPSGLIMYKTLTKLPKKSKEQQILGTRHFMNEMNALGLTSISDAGGGGMQYPDAYDVMYDVHKQGLSTVRVGIHTFPQVGGREYDDYKRWIGMVKPGDGDDMLRFIGGGENICWAAYDYEIFAQERPNLDADVRDKAMPIYKLLAENNWPWRQHITYNESADILLDMYEEVAKAGDGKLPQGTIIDHGETFSDRTLERIAKLEMGIAIQNRIAYQAEDFVRRYGAAKLAQTPPIRKMLKMGIPVGGGTDATRVSSYNPWYSIYWLATGKSRGGRQMYGDDNILTRDEALQLWTTGSSWFTGDLGKKGAIKEGQLADFSILNHDFMTVPDVLIPRTHAKLTAVGGKVVHAYDMFEKFAPKALPDVSPDWSPLYRTGDFRKLYMS
- a CDS encoding hydrolase is translated as NNTGIIAGASKLFNVPTIVTTVAEKSFSGPVFPEIKEYYPDDTKYIDRTTMNSWEDENFLKAVKATGKKKLVMAGLWTEVCITLAALSALEDDYEVYVISDASGGVSQEAHDMAMTRMIQAGVIPMTSMQYLLEIYRDWARSDQYVEVNNLAIKHGGAYGLGIDYIKTMQKWAKEAESDK